Within the Populus trichocarpa isolate Nisqually-1 chromosome 14, P.trichocarpa_v4.1, whole genome shotgun sequence genome, the region TTTTTCCAACCCCCCATGACATTACTACAATTTTAATGCTTAGAATTGTTGCAATGAAAGAACCAAATGCCCCATTTCTGTTAACCAAAGGGCTAGACCTATTGATTTTCTCGATAATGGAGAGCACAAACTCATGAGCCAGTTTGAACCATGCCTAGAATCGAtgcaaattattttctaatatgcCTATCCAATACATGTCATGACAGTAGTTTAAGAATACAAACctgggtagcaagacccttgcaGCTTCCTCACTGCCTCATTGCTCATAACAGCATCCCAGACAGCCTTATCAGATGCTAGAGAAATCACCAGTCTCTACTTTCATGTTAGACTCCATAAGTGACAACTCAGAAAATTAATGTGATACAAGtagaaagtaaaattaaatttcattcttCGCATCTATCATAGTTACTGAATTATGAAATATGCAACAACCAGAACAAGAAGAGGCACCTTAATAGATGGATCAGTTTGCAGCAATCTAAAAGCATCACGAACTCTTCCATAACCAAGAGACAGCAATGTTCTAACACCACAACAGTCCAACAACATCTGCCCAGATGAAGAAACCTCACTCAAAAAACTGTCAACATAACAATTTATCAGAATAATTCATGCAAACTTTCTAGAGAAAACAAGAAGGAAACATCACTCACTTTTGAAGGGAAGCTATGGCGCTTTCAACTTCCAATTGTGATGGCACAGTGCCTAGAACAACATTATAAGGAGACACCCCATTCGTCCTTGTATCATGATCTTTTCCATGTATTACAGACTGTAACATTCTTGGACAAGTTCCACTTTGACAATAACAAGAAGAAGCAGTACAAGACTGTCCAAGAGATGCAATAGTTTCACTAACTGATACAGGAAAGTTAAGACTAGTAGAAGTAGATGGCAAAGAAGGGATGGCAGAAGTGGaaggtttgaattgaatcaTAGGAATTAAGTCCATATGCATGGCTCCTCctcccatgttttttttttatctgcttaCTCCTCTGGCTCTAAAGGAGTGGAGGATAGGAAGATAGGAGAACAGGACCTTGGGCAGATTTTTTTGGCAATGTATCTCAACTATAAAATACATGTTGCTTCATTTCTAACCATTTAACAAATCATCTGCTTAGTTTAgattatttcataaattcaGATAAAAAAAGGTCTCTAACTGTCAAATTCAACAGATATATTAGGTTTGATTGGTAGGTGAAAATAAATCACTAATTTTATGTGCAGGTAAATTTTAGTTAATCTTTatggaatatttttaaaaaatcttaggTCCTTGGGCaggttttagttttatttattgaactcttaaaaaaaattagatggaatttttaacttatttatttataattatatatatataaactgtgTATTTGTTCGGTTCTGTTTTGAGCTGAGTTGAATTGTGTTTGggttgtttagatttttttttaatcatttataactttttttaaaatatatttatatataataaaaactaccagtaatgatatataataattaataattgatgTATAAACCTATttcatacaaattttttttcttttataaaactCATGATTAGAAGGGATTAAGAGAAAAAAGGACTAAGGCCATGACAAGAGGGTTTGACAAAGTATCAAGTCCAACCCCCTTGGTTATGGTTATGTGTTAAATCTAAGCACTTTTGGATCCGACAAGATGCcaaactcaattttcttttgGGTTCAGCTGAGTACTAGATCCATACGTCTATAAGTTTGGCAAGATGTCGAACTCAATCTTCTTTTGAGCTCGATTGTGTGCAAAGCCCAAACTTCTGTGAGTTTGATTAGATGTCAGATCTAATCCCCTTTGAGCTTGGCTATACACTAGATCCAAACATTtgtgtgtttgataaaatgtcaGGATTAGCGCGCCTTTGGGCCAAGGATTTCTTTGGATACAAGCATCCAAAGTGAGAATTTAGGATCACAATCTCTTTACAATCTAGCTGCATAAAAAGTTCTTTagtttatatatcaattaatattaatgtttattataaagaatgattccatcaatattaatatcatATACATATTGATGTAAGATCATCTTCTATAGACACgtgatatttttatcaatcttAATGTTGTTAAAGAAGACACTACAATCAACATGAAAGTTGATTGTAAGGGTTTTTCTCATACTTGgatatgaaaaaggaaaaaacatacgACCCCTcgtgcaagaaaataaaaaatttaaagttataaATATACCTTGAACAACCTAGGTAGGAGGTTTACAATCTTCATTGtcttacaatttattttcaacatttattatacataaaCTAAGAACAAAGTTTCTTATTCTTGgaatttaatgtttatttattgcAATTCTTTGTAATAAAATTACTGTCTTAATCATCATAGGGtttaaaaaatctctaaaaatgGATTGTTTTGCAACCTATATCACCAACTTTTAGAGTCCTCAATTATACAGAATAAAAGATTAGCATGAACACATAATTATCTATTATCCAAACATggtgaaaagtaattttttagattttgagaGCATCATCaataatgtatttatttaaaatgatgataattttatttaatctattatGTTCATACAAGAATACGACACGGCATAGCAAAAATCAATTGTACAGAGTCGCAACTCGATGTAACTCGAATGAGAACTCATTCATTGTATTCATGCAAGAGTATCATTAATCTACAAGCTTGTTCTAAGATTTTAATCATGCAATCCATCAAAAAACATGTAATGATATTGAACACTTGTGGTGTTAGAACATTCTTGTGTCGTAGATATGTAAGACGTACGCTTTTATTTTGCCATAAACATATTTATCAACTACCTTCCCCAGGAGCTCAATTTTGAGGTAAAATAATTACATTGTAACATGGGCCTGCAAAATGACTAACAACAACTTAAGTTTAGGGCCGAACTAAACTAAACCCAGTCAGAGCCGCTAGATCCAACCCAGAGATATTATGAGTCCGACATGACCCAATATCAGATAAGATCTGACGGCTAGGATTAACTTTctgatatataaataaaaactagggCATCCCGCCTCACAATATTAAGCCTTGGAGGAAAAGAGAGGGGGCCGTTTTCGACTTCCACTGCCACACAACAATGGGTAAGAAAGCCCTCGTAGATTCTGCTCTTTATTGATCTCTTTTCATGTTTCAATCTTTAACGCTGTCTGTGTAGTTTCTTGGatgattctatttatttatttggtttaaaaatgagcttgatttgatgattttttagcaTACAATCTGATGATTTGATGAACATGATGTTGTTGATATTATTGAACTTAATGACTGATGGGGTTTAAATAATTCGCTAAATCATGTCGAAAAACAGAATGTCTTATGCTGGTTAGAGCTTTCATCACTGCTTTTTTGGCCACTTGATATATGAAATAGGCCTATCAAGCCGGGTTTCTTTCCTGGTCTTTTGGTATTGTCGTTGCTTGAATACTACTAGATTTAGAATATAAACATTGGTTTTGGTtgtgtttatgatttttgaatTCTGGGATCTGGGGTTTAATAATGAGTGTGGTGATGTTTAGGGGCTTATAAGTATGTTTCGGAGCTATGGAGGAAGAAACAGTCAGACGTTATGAGGTTTCTGCAGAGGGTGAGGTGCTGGGAATACCGGCAACATCCTTCAATTGTGCGTGTCACTCATCCTACTCGTCCTGATAAGGCTCGCCGTTTGGGTTACAAGGCAAAGCAGGTGAAGCTTTTGTTTGTAGCTACTTTCATCTATGTAGTTTGCCATTCATGGTGCTGGTGATTGAGTTAGCAATCACTTTATTTGGTGCTGGTGACTGAGTTAGCAATTACATTATCTGGTGTACATCTACTTGGTGATGATATACATTGGATTTTCAGGGGTACGTGGTCTATCGCATTCGTGTGAGACGTGGTGGAAGGAAGAGGCCAGTTCCTAAGGGTATTGTTTATGGCAAGCCAACAAATCAGGGTGTTACACAGCTCAAGTTCCAGCGTAGCAAGAGATCTGTTGCCGAGGAGCGTGCAGGAAGGAAATTAGGTGGTCTCAAAGTTCTCAACTCATATTGGATTAATGAGGTTTGTTTTAAGTTCATTTTTACTTGCTCTTTCAACTTTCCATGTTATGTTAGGAGGCAATAGCTTTACAATATGATTTATAATGACTTGATGAGGACCCTGTTTTTATTAAGCATGTTTGATGTTCAATTGAACTAAGAATGTCCCACTGATATTTACTTGGCAAGTGAAATAAGAGGGTCATAACATGATTAGCCTGTATTGTTTCTCTAAGACTTATCGAAACCCTTTTCATATTTCTTAGGCTCTATACGTGTTGGCTTGTACTCTAAAGCTAATTTAACCTTAACCTTTCAGGATTCCACTTATAGATATTATGAAACTTCTATTCATTGTGTTTGAATGCTTGAATGCAAGCGTGTATGACTATCTTTTGAAACTTGTGCGGACGCATCTGGTTGCAAGCACATATGACAGTCATGCGAAACTGACAGTCTTCAgtgtttgaaataataattacttgGCAAGCGAGATCAGAGGTGATAAACCTGTGTTGGCTATTGCCACTTCTTGCTTCCTCCTTGTCTCTCATAGGCTCCATACATGTTAGCTTGGAGTTTTATTTTCAAGCTAACGccacaattgttttttcaaaaaactagtattacttgaaaaataattagcaAAATAGCATAATTGATGAGTTGCCCTAGTGAATAGGGCAATCTATAGTTGTCTTCTTCTCAACAACGCAATTTAATAGGGTATGCTGCTTaactttttgaaatatataaaaaaatttggttttgtaggtcaatttaaaattttaaataatacttaTCATCTtcacatcaaatcaaaacaactaatttattattgatgtcattttattctcaatatttatttgttttttaataaggTCTATATCGGaaattttttcctaaaatttttGAGTTATCACAACAACTTATTTATCGATGTCATTTTAttcctatttttaaaaaaatatttaaataataccTGTCctctttaattcaaaataattaatcattttcattttatatcattttcaatttaaatttcaatgaaaCTCCTTGGTTTGTCAAAtttaaaaggatttaaaatataaataattagttgtagtcaatttaaatttcattccttggtgaattaattaattaatagtatatGATAAAATCCTATTGAAATTTATGCTTTtcaacatcatttttattttaagtccatttcaatttgacaaaccaaggaattttattgaaatttaaattgaaaatgattttaaatgaaaaatgatattatttagaaaatttaaaaaatggaataaaatgacttaaaaaaatcttttgttttgataactaaatttttttgggAAGAAGTGAAAAATCTGAGAGaactgttttaaaaaatagataaaataaatattgaaaataaaatgatgtcaataaatcatttgttttgatttgcaaaggataagtatttttttaaattgagttccaaaacaaatttttcatatatttcaatttgttaTCTTCTTGTTGGTAAGAATGCAATCTATGTGGTTGTGCTGTTTTCAATATCGCAGTTCATTTTtgctaattatttttcaagttgtgCTAGTCAATTTTTTTGGTCAGGTGTTactttcaaaaactttcctGTAGctgatttaacttttcacttttcaggaTTCCACTTACAAATATTTTGAGGTCATCCTGGTCGATGCTGCTCACAATGCTATTCGCAATGATCCAAGGATCAACTGGATCTGCAATCCTGTCCACAAACACAGAGAGCTTCGTGGTCTCACATCTGCTGGAAAGAAGTACAGGGGTCTCCGAGGAAGGGGACACTTGCACCACAAGGCACGGCCTTCCAGGAGGGCAACATGGAAAAGGAACCAAACTCTTTCTCTCCGCCGCTATCGGTGATTGCACGGACATGTATTTGGTGCTTTCGTTTCTGTGCGGACTTGGTGCTTTCTTGAAGACTTTGCCATTGAGAGATTATTATGATAGTTTATTACTGTTTGTTTAGTACTTGCTGCATTGGATGTAGCCTTATTTTGATACAAGTTTATTCACTTGTAAGACTGGATATCCTTGACTTTATTGCAGTAGATTTTTGTTGTTGGATGATTTGATCGCCGTCTTTCACGTATATTGTTTATTTAGCTGAAGGAAACGCAGAGGATTTGCTTTTGAGATCAATTTTATAACTGGTTCTTTGAATGAAATGATTCCCTACCCAGAGAGGTAAAAATATCGCTAGATGGTCCAGAgatttttaggttttaattaGAATCAGATGTCATTCGATTGTGGtttttcatctctttcttcGTATCTTATAAGGGATTCCCTGCGATTATTATTTGGTTTTACGTCAGCGATGGAGGAGGAAAAAttgtatgtttttcttctttttaaagcTAACTTGTTTCGTCTTGAATTCTGCTGTGATCAGCCAATACCCCTCTTACGAAAAAAGGTCGGCAAGAAACCTGAACTCCCTTGTGCACGGTTAAAGGTCTGGCTCGTCCCTTTCTTCGGACAAATCTCACATTCTATCAGTGTTTGTTCTGTGGGCTTGTTTGAATGTTTGCCATTGTCGTGACGTTGTCATGCACTGCAAGTTCAAGTTGTACGTACAAGTAAAAACAatg harbors:
- the LOC18105156 gene encoding uncharacterized protein LOC18105156 isoform X2, with amino-acid sequence MGGGAMHMDLIPMIQFKPSTSAIPSLPSTSTSLNFPVSVSETIASLGQSCTASSCYCQSGTCPRMLQSVIHGKDHDTRTNGVSPYNVVLGTVPSQLEVESAIASLQNFLSEVSSSGQMLLDCCGVRTLLSLGYGRVRDAFRLLQTDPSIKRLVISLASDKAVWDAVMSNEAVRKLQGSCYPDCRKESCEEESDIAACVLRWIMDITKAKIIELLDKFTLLMNEVFQPIEKEKPGEETNHNVDDKVRSSLLLSIVILLIVVVARTRGA
- the LOC18105156 gene encoding uncharacterized protein LOC18105156 isoform X1; its protein translation is MGGGAMHMDLIPMIQFKPSTSAIPSLPSTSTSLNFPVSVSETIASLGQSCTASSCYCQSGTCPRMLQSVIHGKDHDTRTNGVSPYNVVLGTVPSQLEVESAIASLQNFLSEVSSSGQMLLDCCGVRTLLSLGYGRVRDAFRLLQTDPSIKRLVISLASDKAVWDAVMSNEAVRKLQGSCYPAEDCRKESCEEESDIAACVLRWIMDITKAKIIELLDKFTLLMNEVFQPIEKEKPGEETNHNVDDKVRSSLLLSIVILLIVVVARTRGA
- the LOC18105157 gene encoding 60S ribosomal protein L15, whose amino-acid sequence is MGAYKYVSELWRKKQSDVMRFLQRVRCWEYRQHPSIVRVTHPTRPDKARRLGYKAKQGYVVYRIRVRRGGRKRPVPKGIVYGKPTNQGVTQLKFQRSKRSVAEERAGRKLGGLKVLNSYWINEDSTYKYFEVILVDAAHNAIRNDPRINWICNPVHKHRELRGLTSAGKKYRGLRGRGHLHHKARPSRRATWKRNQTLSLRRYR